A section of the Streptomyces sp. CG1 genome encodes:
- the radA gene encoding DNA repair protein RadA, which yields MAARTKTTKDRPSYRCTECGWQTAKWLGRCPECQAWGTIEEYGAPAVRTTAPGRVTTSALPIRQVDGRQATARTTGVAELDRVLGGGLVPGAVVLLAGEPGVGKSTLLLDVAAKSASTEHRTLYVTGEESASQVRLRADRIGALHDELYLAAETDLSAVLGHLDEVKPSLLILDSVQTVASPEIEGAPGGMAQVREVAGALIRASKERGMSTLLVGHVTKDGAIAGPRLLEHLVDVVLHFEGDRHARLRLVRGVKNRYGATDEVGCFELHDEGITGLADPSGLFLTRRDEPVPGTCLTVTLEGRRPLVAEVQALTVDSQIPSPRRTTSGLETSRVSMMLAVLEQRGRISALGKRDIYSATVGGVKLSEPAADLAVALALASAASDTPLPKNLVAIGEVGLAGEVRRVTGVQRRLTEAHRLGFTHALVPTDPGKVPPGMKVLEVADMGDALRVLPRSRRREAPREAEERR from the coding sequence ATGGCTGCCCGTACCAAGACCACCAAGGACCGCCCGTCCTACCGCTGCACCGAGTGCGGCTGGCAGACGGCCAAGTGGCTCGGCCGCTGCCCCGAATGCCAGGCCTGGGGCACGATCGAGGAGTACGGCGCGCCCGCGGTCCGTACGACGGCACCCGGCCGGGTCACCACCTCCGCGCTGCCCATCCGCCAGGTCGACGGCCGGCAGGCCACCGCCCGCACGACCGGCGTGGCCGAGCTGGACCGGGTGCTCGGCGGCGGTCTCGTGCCCGGCGCGGTCGTGCTGCTCGCCGGCGAGCCCGGGGTCGGAAAGTCCACGCTGCTGCTGGACGTGGCCGCCAAGTCCGCGAGCACGGAGCACCGCACGCTCTATGTCACCGGTGAGGAGTCCGCGAGCCAGGTGCGGCTGCGCGCGGACCGCATCGGCGCCCTGCACGACGAGCTGTATCTGGCCGCCGAGACCGACCTGTCCGCCGTCCTCGGCCACTTGGACGAGGTGAAGCCGTCCCTGCTGATCCTCGACTCGGTGCAGACGGTCGCCTCCCCGGAGATCGAGGGCGCGCCCGGCGGCATGGCCCAGGTGCGGGAGGTGGCGGGGGCGCTGATCCGCGCCTCCAAGGAGCGCGGCATGTCCACGCTGCTGGTGGGCCATGTCACGAAGGACGGCGCGATCGCGGGACCGCGCCTGCTGGAGCACCTCGTGGATGTCGTGCTCCACTTCGAGGGCGACCGGCATGCGCGTCTCCGCCTCGTCCGGGGCGTGAAGAACCGCTACGGCGCCACGGACGAGGTCGGCTGCTTCGAGCTGCACGACGAGGGCATCACGGGTCTCGCCGACCCGAGCGGACTTTTCCTGACACGTCGGGACGAACCGGTCCCCGGCACCTGCCTGACCGTCACCCTGGAGGGCCGCCGCCCGCTGGTGGCCGAGGTGCAGGCGCTGACCGTCGACTCCCAGATCCCCTCCCCGCGGCGTACGACCTCGGGCCTGGAGACCTCACGCGTGTCGATGATGCTGGCCGTGCTGGAGCAGCGCGGCCGGATCAGCGCGCTCGGCAAACGGGACATCTACTCCGCGACGGTGGGCGGGGTGAAGCTGTCGGAGCCGGCCGCCGACCTCGCGGTGGCGCTGGCGCTGGCCTCCGCCGCCAGTGACACCCCGCTGCCGAAGAATCTGGTGGCCATCGGCGAGGTGGGCCTCGCGGGCGAGGTCAGACGGGTCACGGGTGTACAGCGCAGGCTCACCGAGGCGCACCGGCTGGGCTTCACCCACGCGCTCGTGCCGACCGATCCGGGCAAGGTGCCGCCCGGTATGAAGGTCCTGGAAGTGGCCGACATGGGGGACGCGCTGCGGGTGCTGCCACGCTCGCGTCGCCGAGAGGCCCCACGGGAGGCGGAGGAGCGCCGGTAG
- a CDS encoding A/G-specific adenine glycosylase, producing MTETLHTPVIAWFDAHARDLPWRRPEAGPWGVMVSEFMLQQTPVSRVLPVYEEWLARWPRPAGLAKEAPGEAVRAWGRLGYPRRALRLHGAAVAITERHGGDVPTDHAQLLALPGIGEYTAAAVASFAYGQRHAVLDTNVRRVFARAVTGVQYPPNATTAAERRLARELLPEDEKTAARWAAASMELGALVCTAKNEGCGRCPIATQCAWRLAGKPEHAGPPRRGQTYAGTDRQVRGKLLAVLREAHAPVPQAVLDRVWHEPVQRARALDGLVTDGLVEPLPGGLYRLPLS from the coding sequence ATGACTGAGACGCTGCACACCCCTGTGATCGCCTGGTTCGACGCCCACGCCCGCGACCTCCCCTGGCGCCGCCCGGAGGCGGGCCCGTGGGGTGTGATGGTCAGCGAGTTCATGCTGCAGCAGACCCCGGTCAGCCGGGTGCTGCCCGTCTATGAGGAGTGGCTGGCTCGCTGGCCGCGCCCCGCCGGCCTCGCGAAGGAGGCACCGGGCGAGGCGGTGCGCGCCTGGGGGCGGCTCGGCTACCCGCGCCGGGCGCTCAGGCTGCACGGAGCGGCCGTAGCCATAACGGAACGGCACGGCGGCGACGTACCGACGGATCACGCGCAGTTGCTGGCCCTGCCCGGCATCGGCGAGTACACGGCGGCCGCGGTGGCGTCGTTCGCGTACGGGCAGCGGCATGCGGTGCTGGACACGAATGTGCGCCGGGTCTTCGCGCGGGCGGTGACGGGGGTGCAGTACCCGCCGAACGCGACGACGGCCGCCGAGCGGCGCCTGGCCCGTGAGCTGCTGCCGGAGGACGAGAAGACGGCCGCACGCTGGGCCGCCGCCTCGATGGAGCTGGGCGCGCTGGTGTGCACGGCGAAGAACGAGGGGTGCGGGCGGTGCCCGATCGCCACGCAGTGCGCCTGGCGGCTGGCCGGCAAGCCGGAGCACGCGGGGCCGCCGCGCCGGGGCCAGACGTACGCGGGTACGGACCGGCAGGTGCGCGGCAAGCTGCTGGCGGTGTTGCGGGAGGCGCACGCGCCGGTGCCGCAGGCGGTACTGGACCGGGTGTGGCACGAGCCGGTGCAGCGCGCCCGCGCGCTCGACGGCCTTGTCACGGACGGTCTGGTGGAGCCGCTGCCGGGCGGTCTGTATCGACTGCCTCTGAGCTGA
- a CDS encoding SigE family RNA polymerase sigma factor gives MAQGEVLEFEEYVRTRQDALLRSARRLVPDPVDAQDLLQTALVRTYGRWEGIADKRLADAYLRRVMINTRTEWWRARKLEEVPTEQLPDASVDDSTEQHADRALLMDVMKVLAPKQRSVVVLRHWEQMSTEETAAALGMSAGTVKSTLHRALARLREELEARDLDARALEREERERCAA, from the coding sequence ATGGCGCAGGGCGAGGTGCTCGAATTCGAGGAGTACGTCCGCACCCGGCAGGACGCGCTGCTGCGCAGCGCCCGCCGACTGGTGCCGGACCCCGTCGATGCCCAGGACCTGCTGCAGACGGCGCTGGTGCGCACGTACGGCCGCTGGGAGGGTATCGCCGACAAGCGGCTCGCCGACGCCTATCTGCGCCGTGTCATGATCAACACCCGTACGGAGTGGTGGCGGGCGCGCAAGCTGGAGGAGGTCCCGACCGAGCAGCTGCCGGACGCGTCCGTGGACGACTCCACCGAGCAGCACGCCGACCGGGCTCTGCTGATGGACGTCATGAAGGTGCTCGCACCGAAGCAGCGCAGTGTCGTGGTGCTGCGACACTGGGAGCAGATGTCCACAGAGGAGACGGCCGCGGCCCTCGGTATGTCGGCCGGTACGGTCAAGAGCACGCTGCACCGGGCGCTCGCCCGGCTCCGTGAGGAGCTGGAGGCCCGCGATCTGGACGCACGCGCACTGGAGCGTGAGGAGCGGGAGCGTTGCGCGGCCTGA
- a CDS encoding TetR/AcrR family transcriptional regulator, with amino-acid sequence MHDSNEPRPHTGRRRNEAARRAILDAALELLADADGAPVSVETIARAAGVGKQTLYRWWPSKGAVLLDALTDRAAQDVPAPDTGNLREDLREWAVATFEASQRRPSAPALRTLVREAARDAHLAELMRVFTESRRAAVREVLERGRERGELAADRDLDLLVDQFYGFFWYRFLLGHAPLDEAAADRLTDSLLR; translated from the coding sequence GTGCACGACAGCAACGAACCTCGCCCGCACACCGGCCGCCGCCGTAACGAGGCGGCGCGCCGGGCGATCCTCGACGCCGCGCTGGAACTGCTCGCCGACGCCGACGGCGCCCCGGTGAGCGTGGAGACCATCGCGCGGGCGGCCGGGGTCGGAAAACAGACCCTCTACCGCTGGTGGCCCTCGAAGGGCGCGGTGCTGCTGGACGCGCTCACCGACCGGGCTGCCCAGGACGTGCCCGCGCCGGACACCGGAAACCTCCGCGAGGACCTGCGGGAATGGGCGGTCGCCACCTTCGAGGCCTCCCAGCGGCGGCCGTCCGCGCCCGCCCTGCGCACCCTCGTCCGGGAAGCGGCCCGGGACGCGCATCTGGCCGAGCTGATGCGGGTGTTCACGGAGTCCCGGAGGGCCGCCGTACGAGAAGTGCTCGAACGGGGCCGGGAGCGGGGGGAACTGGCCGCCGACCGGGATCTGGATCTGCTGGTCGACCAGTTCTACGGGTTCTTCTGGTACCGCTTCCTGCTCGGCCACGCTCCGCTCGACGAGGCCGCCGCCGACCGGCTCACGGACTCGCTCCTCCGGTAG
- the cseB gene encoding two-component system response regulator CseB produces MADQTHVLFVEDDDVIREATQLALERDGFAVTAMPDGLSGLEAFRANRPDIALLDVMVPGLDGVSLCRRIRDESTVPVIMLSARADSIDVVLGLEAGADDYVTKPFDGAVLVARIRAVLRRFGHAGGSDRTETVEETVTGGVLSFGDLEIDTEGMEVRRAGAPVALTPTEMRLLLEFSSAPGTVLSRDKLLERVWDYGWGGDTRVVDVHVQRLRQKIGQDRIETVRGFGYKLKA; encoded by the coding sequence ATGGCAGACCAGACCCACGTCCTGTTCGTCGAGGACGACGACGTCATCCGTGAAGCCACCCAGCTCGCCCTGGAGCGGGACGGCTTCGCGGTCACCGCCATGCCCGACGGTCTGTCGGGCCTGGAGGCGTTCCGGGCCAACCGTCCCGACATCGCTCTGCTGGATGTCATGGTTCCCGGTCTGGACGGGGTCAGCCTGTGCCGTCGTATCCGGGACGAGTCGACCGTGCCGGTGATCATGCTGTCGGCGCGCGCCGACTCCATCGACGTCGTCCTCGGCCTGGAGGCGGGCGCCGACGACTACGTGACCAAGCCGTTCGACGGGGCCGTGCTGGTCGCGCGGATCCGGGCCGTGCTGCGCCGCTTCGGGCACGCGGGCGGCAGCGACCGGACCGAGACCGTCGAGGAAACGGTGACCGGTGGCGTCCTCAGCTTCGGGGACCTGGAGATCGACACCGAGGGCATGGAGGTGCGCCGGGCCGGAGCGCCGGTCGCGCTCACCCCGACCGAGATGCGGCTGCTGCTCGAGTTCTCCTCGGCGCCGGGCACCGTACTCTCCCGCGACAAGCTGCTGGAGCGCGTGTGGGACTACGGCTGGGGCGGGGACACCAGGGTCGTCGACGTGCATGTGCAGCGGCTGCGGCAGAAGATCGGCCAGGACCGGATCGAGACGGTCCGCGGCTTCGGCTACAAGCTGAAGGCCTGA
- the disA gene encoding DNA integrity scanning diadenylate cyclase DisA encodes MAANDRAAAPGKSGGSAGSDGLMRASLSAVAPGTALRDGLERVLRGNTGGLIVLGSDKTVEVMCTGGFVLDVEFTATRLRELCKLDGGIVLSSDLSKILRAGVQLVPDPTIPTEETGTRHRTADRVSKQVGFPVVSVSQSMRLIALYVDGQRRVLEDSAAILSRANQALATLERYKLRLDEVAGTLSALEIEDLVTVRDVSAVAQRLEMVRRIATEIAEYVVELGTDGRLLALQLEELIAGVEPDRELVVRDYVPEPTAKRSRTVEEALSELDALSHAELLELGTVARALGYTGSPETLDSAVSPRGFRLLAKVPRLPGAIIDRLVEHFGGLQKLLAASVDDLQTVDGVGEARARSVREGLSRLAESSILERYV; translated from the coding sequence GTGGCAGCCAACGACCGGGCAGCAGCTCCCGGAAAGTCCGGCGGGAGCGCCGGCTCCGATGGCCTGATGCGCGCCTCGCTGAGCGCCGTGGCTCCCGGTACGGCCCTGCGTGACGGCCTCGAGCGCGTCCTGCGCGGCAACACCGGCGGGCTCATCGTCCTCGGCTCCGACAAGACGGTCGAGGTGATGTGCACGGGTGGTTTTGTCCTGGATGTCGAGTTCACCGCGACCCGGCTGAGGGAGCTGTGCAAGCTCGACGGCGGCATCGTGCTCTCCTCCGACCTGTCGAAGATCCTGCGCGCAGGCGTCCAGCTGGTGCCGGACCCGACGATCCCGACGGAGGAGACGGGCACCCGGCACCGTACGGCGGACCGGGTCAGCAAGCAGGTCGGCTTCCCCGTGGTCTCCGTCTCGCAGTCGATGCGGCTGATCGCCCTCTATGTCGACGGTCAGCGCCGCGTCCTGGAGGACTCGGCGGCGATCCTGTCCCGGGCGAACCAGGCGCTGGCCACGCTGGAGCGGTACAAGCTGCGTCTGGACGAGGTGGCCGGCACGCTCTCGGCGCTGGAGATCGAGGACCTGGTGACGGTGCGGGACGTCTCCGCCGTCGCACAGCGACTGGAGATGGTCCGCCGCATCGCCACCGAAATCGCCGAATACGTGGTCGAACTGGGCACCGACGGACGCCTTCTCGCACTCCAGCTGGAGGAGTTGATCGCCGGGGTCGAGCCCGACCGTGAGCTGGTCGTCCGGGACTACGTCCCCGAGCCGACGGCGAAGCGGTCCCGCACGGTCGAGGAGGCGCTGTCCGAGCTGGACGCGCTGAGCCATGCGGAGCTGCTGGAACTCGGCACGGTGGCGCGTGCGCTGGGCTATACCGGGTCGCCCGAGACGCTGGACTCCGCGGTGTCCCCGCGGGGCTTCCGGCTGCTGGCGAAGGTTCCGCGCCTGCCGGGCGCGATCATCGACCGGCTGGTGGAGCATTTCGGAGGCCTGCAGAAGCTTCTCGCCGCCAGCGTGGACGATCTGCAGACCGTGGATGGTGTGGGAGAGGCGCGCGCGAGGAGCGTGCGGGAGGGGCTGTCCCGGTTGGCGGAGTCGTCCATCCTGGAGCGGTACGTCTGA
- a CDS encoding SDR family oxidoreductase — MSTANSPVHALAGQRVVVMGGSSGIGEAAAAFFAADGAEVVITGRDQDRLDAAADRIGGKVSTYRLDGADRAAVDAFFAGSGPVDHLVVALSGGKGGGPFAELDLTELAAGFDGKFWPHVQVLQAALPALRRDGSVTLVTAASARAALPGTAGLAAINGALEAMVPPLAVELAPLRINAVSPGVVDTPWWQGVPAEQRRTLFDGFAAITPVGRVGRPEDIARAIHMLAANDFVTGVVLEATGGATLATGR, encoded by the coding sequence ATGAGCACTGCGAACAGCCCTGTGCACGCCCTCGCCGGACAGCGCGTCGTCGTGATGGGCGGCAGCTCCGGCATCGGCGAGGCGGCGGCCGCGTTCTTCGCGGCGGACGGAGCGGAGGTGGTCATCACCGGCCGCGACCAGGACCGCCTCGACGCCGCGGCGGACCGGATCGGCGGCAAGGTCTCGACATACCGGCTGGACGGGGCGGACCGCGCCGCGGTGGACGCCTTCTTCGCGGGCTCCGGGCCTGTCGACCACCTGGTCGTCGCGCTCAGCGGCGGCAAGGGCGGCGGCCCCTTCGCCGAGCTGGACCTGACCGAGCTGGCGGCGGGCTTCGACGGCAAGTTCTGGCCGCACGTCCAGGTACTCCAGGCAGCTCTGCCCGCCCTGCGCCGCGACGGCTCGGTGACGCTGGTGACCGCCGCCTCCGCCCGCGCCGCCCTGCCGGGCACCGCCGGCCTCGCCGCGATCAACGGCGCCCTGGAGGCGATGGTCCCGCCCCTCGCCGTGGAACTGGCCCCACTCCGCATCAACGCGGTCTCGCCCGGCGTCGTCGACACTCCCTGGTGGCAGGGCGTACCGGCCGAACAGCGCCGGACGCTCTTCGACGGCTTCGCCGCGATCACCCCCGTCGGCCGCGTCGGCCGCCCGGAGGACATCGCCCGCGCGATCCACATGCTGGCGGCCAACGACTTCGTGACCGGCGTGGTGCTGGAGGCGACGGGGGGCGCGACGCTGGCTACGGGGCGCTGA
- the cseC gene encoding two-component system sensor histidine kinase CseC, producing MRGFLRYPVRRMERAGLHTGLRWKLSAAIALVAGLVAISLSLVVHNAARVSMLDNARDLANQRVQIAQRNYELNRRPNFPNIKLDDPELPAALREKAEEGRKASDVIDSGGVPDIWAAVPTKDGHVLSLHSHMPDRSTDVLKDLDQALVIGSVAVVFGGSALGVLIGGQLSQRLRKAAAAANQVAKGETDVRVREAIGGIVRDETDDLARAVDAMADALRQRLEAERRVTADIAHELRTPVTGLLTAAELLPPGRPTELVLDRAKAMRTLVEDVLEVARLDGASERAELQDIMLGEFITRRVAAKDPEIAVRVVHESEVTTDPRRLERVMFNLLANAARHGRPPIEVTVEGRVIRVRDHGPGFPEELLAEGPSRFRTGSMDRAGTGHGLGLTIAAGQARVLGARLTFRNVRPAGAPAEIPSEGAVAVLWLPEHAPTNTGSYPMLPLSGGAS from the coding sequence ATGCGGGGGTTTCTTCGGTACCCGGTCCGGCGCATGGAGCGCGCGGGCCTGCACACCGGGCTCAGATGGAAGCTCAGCGCGGCGATCGCGCTGGTGGCCGGGCTGGTAGCGATCTCGCTGAGCCTGGTCGTGCACAACGCGGCCCGGGTCTCCATGCTCGACAACGCACGTGATCTGGCCAATCAGCGTGTCCAGATCGCACAGCGCAACTACGAACTGAACCGGCGGCCCAACTTCCCCAACATCAAGCTCGACGACCCCGAGCTGCCGGCGGCGCTGCGTGAGAAGGCCGAGGAGGGCCGCAAGGCCAGCGACGTCATCGACAGCGGCGGAGTGCCGGACATCTGGGCGGCCGTGCCGACCAAGGACGGGCATGTGCTGTCCCTGCACAGCCATATGCCGGACCGTTCCACCGATGTGCTGAAGGATCTCGACCAGGCGCTGGTCATCGGCTCCGTCGCGGTCGTGTTCGGCGGCAGCGCGCTCGGCGTGCTGATCGGCGGGCAGCTGTCCCAGCGGCTGCGCAAGGCGGCGGCCGCCGCGAACCAGGTCGCCAAGGGCGAGACCGACGTCCGGGTGCGGGAGGCCATCGGCGGGATCGTACGGGACGAGACCGACGATCTCGCGCGCGCGGTGGACGCCATGGCGGACGCGCTGCGGCAGCGGCTGGAGGCCGAGCGGCGGGTGACCGCCGACATCGCGCACGAACTGCGCACCCCGGTGACGGGGCTGCTCACGGCCGCCGAACTCCTGCCCCCGGGCCGCCCGACCGAACTCGTCCTGGACCGGGCGAAGGCGATGCGCACGCTCGTCGAGGACGTGCTGGAGGTGGCCCGCCTCGACGGCGCCTCGGAGCGGGCCGAACTGCAGGACATCATGCTGGGCGAGTTCATCACCCGGCGCGTCGCGGCCAAGGACCCGGAGATCGCCGTACGGGTGGTGCACGAGTCGGAGGTCACGACCGACCCGCGCCGCCTGGAGCGGGTGATGTTCAACCTGCTCGCAAACGCTGCCCGGCACGGCCGGCCGCCGATCGAGGTGACCGTCGAGGGCCGGGTGATCCGGGTCCGCGACCACGGTCCCGGCTTCCCGGAGGAGCTGCTCGCCGAAGGGCCGAGCCGCTTCCGCACCGGCAGCATGGACCGCGCCGGTACGGGCCACGGGCTGGGCCTGACCATTGCGGCGGGGCAGGCCCGGGTCCTCGGCGCCCGGCTCACGTTCCGCAACGTACGCCCCGCCGGCGCCCCCGCCGAGATCCCCTCGGAGGGCGCGGTGGCCGTGCTGTGGCTCCCGGAACACGCCCCGACCAACACGGGCAGCTATCCGATGCTGCCGTTGTCAGGGGGCGCGTCCTGA
- a CDS encoding VOC family protein, whose translation MIKGLAITTVWVLDQDRAKEFYTEKLGLEVRTDMTMGEGGMRWLTVGAPGQRDVELTLMVPGPPAMDPESAEMMRKLVAKGALGAGVLATDDIHGDYKKLKERGVEFLQEPQERPYGTEALFRDDSGNWFSFTQRREGGLDLERDWAC comes from the coding sequence ATGATCAAGGGGCTTGCCATCACGACCGTCTGGGTCCTCGACCAGGACCGGGCCAAGGAGTTCTACACCGAGAAGCTGGGCCTGGAGGTCCGTACGGACATGACCATGGGGGAGGGCGGTATGCGCTGGCTCACCGTCGGGGCCCCCGGCCAGCGTGACGTGGAGCTGACGCTCATGGTGCCGGGGCCGCCGGCGATGGACCCCGAGTCCGCCGAGATGATGCGGAAGCTTGTCGCCAAGGGGGCGCTCGGTGCGGGCGTGCTGGCGACCGATGACATCCACGGGGACTACAAGAAGCTCAAGGAACGCGGGGTGGAGTTCCTTCAGGAGCCGCAGGAGCGGCCGTACGGCACGGAGGCGCTGTTCCGGGACGACTCCGGGAACTGGTTCTCCTTCACGCAGCGTCGGGAGGGCGGGCTGGACTTGGAGCGGGACTGGGCTTGTTGA